The Augochlora pura isolate Apur16 chromosome 4, APUR_v2.2.1, whole genome shotgun sequence genome segment aattttatattgtgtttTTCATGTTACCTCAAGAAATTTAGTCATATTGAATAAACGAATGAACGGGAACATTGAGTTTCTCCCTTCCTTTTAATCCACTTAACTCAATTATTACTAAACATTCAACTACATTGGCTCCTAATGATTCTAATAGTTCTACAGCAGCATTCATAGTACCTGCAACCACATCATTTAAATACACCAGATTGAGTAAACATTTGTACATTTAGTTTTTAAGatgtaattttctgtaaagAGTAACACACCCATGTAATGTATACTTTGTAGTCAATTGtagttacattaaaaaaaactgggtataaaaatattttctaaaccaCTGTACAAACTGGAGCATTTAAAACAAGTTATTCAGGTGACTTGTTTTAAATGTCATAGcttatatatttacagaaataaacaTCTCAAAAAGAAGCCTCCTTACCTCCTGTTGCTAATAAATCATCCACAATTAGAACACGTGCTCCTTTGGTTACACTATCCACTTGAAGCGCAATTGTTTCCTACacaaataaaatgtgtaagtaatattatgtacagcgttaagaataaaaaatcattaattcaaatttaatttcttgacCTCTGCGTATTCCAGACTAAAATCTTTTTCTATGACATTTCCAGGGAGTTTGCCCTTTTTACGAATTGGTATAAAAGGCTTTCCTAATTCCAAAGAAATCATTGGTCCAAAAAGGAAACCTCTAGAATCCAACCCTACAACTAAatcaatttcaagaaataaagcATGTTCCACTATCAAATCTTTCATTGCTCTCAATGCTACCACATCGCGGAATGCACTGAATATAtctctgaaaataattatctctttaaataattgactTCTTAAATAAtcatcataaataaatatggataATCTACTTACCGAAATACAACACCTGGTTTAGGAAAATCAGGATAAGATTGAATTGCGTTTCGTAGTAGTTCGAGCTTTTGGCTCTTATCCATCCTGGGTATTGAAGTCATTAAACTACAATTAGCAGTGATGGTAATCTAATTTGCGACAGAAGAAGAAATGTAAAACAACAttgtatcataaaatattcaaatcaatAAATAAGGAAGAACATACCACTTAGAAACAATAAAGGGAAACAGTTGTACACGCAATTCAAGTTTTGATTGAGGAAGTGGAAATCACGTGGCCGTCAGCTGGCTATTGGCTGAGAGGCCATTATTAATGGCTAAAGATTACGATACAATCGTCATCttgtgttaaaaattgtaatctagattattaaaaaactaaagATGACCTACGATtagataataagaaatatagtataattcgGTAACTTATAAATCTACGTAAAAGatcataaatatacaatatttaatctacGTACCATTCTTTGAACACCGTTAAAATTTTGGTTGCCTGTGTAAGGGgtaaaattgcaagaattcaACAATTATACGTAACTATGATGGAAATAAAACTCGAAGGTCCACATATTTAAGCTTGTAATAACCACCACTATATATTTCATCGAAGTtgttagttatttttatacgctGCGACTTTTGAAAAACTTTGTACacgaataattctaatattaataatatagtaaaataaggACTATTCATTAGAGCGGGAGTAATAAaggagaatattaattaaaatatttacaggcttataacaaaatacttacataaaatgtaaaaatatataagtcaggtttcttaatgtattattaaaggTTTTCTAAGTTTATACAGTAACTAAAACATTATAAGTATAACTTCTTCACTGATCGAAGCgcatttttcgttaatagtGGACGCGTATTTGGCAcccgaaaattttattattcaacaattattctttaattaaataatacaataaaatcaacaCATTGTCTTCTCTTTcacaaagaaattataacGGCAGTGTGGAAAATGGACactttatactataataatccACCCGTTTTTTTATCAACTCTTCGCAAAATAATTCCGCATAGAACGTATCTTAATTCTGTTACATTCTTCTTTATACTAGAATCCGCTGATACTTCTACTTGGAATTATCAGCTCTGTGACTAGTAACTTATGGGGACAATCCCTCGCAATACAATCAGGCACACCATTCACACCTACCTAGACTATTGTCTCGTCTTGAGAACATTAAGTTGTCAACGAAAATAAGctgtattatttacaaagcTATCGTTGTCTCAATTAAATATCAACTACCACTTCGTGACGCTGGAAGCCATTGTACAACACTATAGTTCGCTCTACAAACGAAAAGCTGCTGATTAATGCAATTGAATCAGACTTTCGTCGTGGCTAACAATTTGATGTAATGCGCTTTATGAGTAATCTCAAACTCCTGGGCGGGTAGAAAACATTGTGTTTGTATTCTAGGATGTCTCACCCTTTTCACAACGCTTCTGGCAAGTAATACAAGCGCTACCAAAAGAGCGCAACCTGCCCCAATGATCACCAAAACAATGATCTCGGTGTTTTGCTTAAATCCTTGCACTTCAACGCAATGAAGCCGGTCTCGATCGTCCATAAAGTTTCCAATAATGTCTTCCTCGTTCACTTCATCAAGACTGGCACAAACTTTATAGCGACCAGGCAGTAGAACCTCTAAGGTCACGAACGTTAAGCTGCAGTTCAGTTTCTGCTTGCGAACCGCGGATTCTGCGTCAAAAACAACGATAGACAATTCGCATTCGGGTAGACTGAATTTGTTTGGAGTTGAGAGGCTAACATCCACATGAAGAAATCCTTGATCTGATACATTCACGTGAACTCCAGTTATTTTGGTATCCGTGGACTCTGTAGCGGGTGGTTCTTGATCTTTCTGTAAATCACGTTTGGTTTCCTCGAGGGTGAGCACGTCACTACAACCTAGACCCAAAGACACCTCGTCGTAGTTGCCTGGCACAAGGATTACAACACAGTAACGATACTTGTGGCCTGGTTGCAGATTCAAGGAAGCCGGAATAGCCACCGGCAGCGAGCAGGGGTCCCTCATCATGCGGGAATCACAATGAAGGGAACTAGAGACAGTCTGGACTTCGCTGTCGCCTATAGTTTCATAGACGATCAAGGTATCGCAGGTGTATCGCTCGGTACACATCTCGACGTGCCACAGAAGATTCACGCCGGTCGATCTGTCATAATGGAACTCCTTCAGTGTTAACTGAGCTCCGGTAGAAGGCTCTCTGGTAGTGATAGGCGGCGTTGGGTCGCCGCATAGTAAACTACCAGGAGAAACCTGCGTCAGGATACCATTCTCCAAAGCTGGAGGCGTAGCGCAAACCGCGGAGGATTTATCTTCCTCGTTTAAACTAGAATTGCTCAACCAGTTGGCAAATTCTAAGAGCGTACAGTCGCAGTTTAAAGGGTTGTCAGCTAACGAGAGCTTTTTCAATCGGAGCTTGGACGTGGGTACGTCGCTGGCTACCATAGTGATATCGTTGTCGTCTAGACGAAGATCTTGCAAGCTTTTCAGGGGCACTACTAAATCTGCGGTCAATGATCTAAGGAAGTTGTGGGTCAGGTCTAGGGTTGTCAATTTCTCCAGATGAGCCAGAGAGGCGCTGGATACCGCAACGATGCGATTGTTCGCCAGGTCGAGCCTGGTAAGAGTCGATAGATACTTGAATGAGTCGTCCTCCAGCACATCAATCTAAAAGTAAGAGTAACAACTTTAACATTGGTATAACGAGGAGAGAATAATTTCTAGAATTCTTGATTAAGGCTAATTTCTAGAATACCTGATTATGGCTCAGACTGAGGTAAGACAGGTTTCTTAATCCTGTTAGGGCTCCTTGCGTAATGTTAAACAACTCGTTTTCCGACACAGTCAAATACCGCAGTCGTGGCATTTTGGGCAGAAAATTTGGACCCATCGGCCCTAGCAACAGATTGTTTGACAAGTCGAGCTCCTCCAAGATCTTAAGGCCCCTGAGAGCTGACAACGCTGAGACACTCAAGCGGTTGCCTCTCATCCTCAAGGAGCGCAGTGAGGGTAACGAGGCAAAAGCTTGCGGCGACAATTGGGATAACAGATTGTCACATAAGTCCAAGTATGTTAAGTTTGACACACCCTGGAGTTAAAAAATAGCGTAAAATAAACAGTaggtaaattttaatttgactaTGTAGTTTATCGAGTGTATTACTTTGAAAGAATCGGCTTCTAGGGTCTTCAGTTTATTCTGCGACAAATCCAGTCGTTCCAGGCCAATAAGATGTGACAAGGCAATCGTGGGCACAGAGTCCAAGAGATTGTTGGGAATTCCAAGGGCCTGAAGAGGTCTTGCCAACGCTATGAACGCGTTCTCGTGAACTCGCCTTAGTTCTCCCGTGGAGACTACCAAACCATGAAGAGCGACGCCTTCGAGGAAGCGTGCTGGTAATAAGGAGATGCCCGAGACAGTCACATCGAGGAGCGATATGGTTCCCGGACGACTAGATCTCAAGTGTTTGCTGATAGTCtgcaacgaaataattttgatcaaTCTATCTTTCATCGATTAGCCTAGCTCGCGTCCATAGCAGATGGCTCGCGTTGTCAACGGATCTAGGTTCCCCTCTAATTTCAAGATTAATTAGTTATACCGGATTGCATAACGGGTATTATTCGATTCGTGGAGGTATCGCAAGAAAGGATATTCGTCCGAGTAATTGGTAACGGGACATTCGACGTAAAGCAGCCTGCGTATagaggagaggagaaaaaCGGGCTCCGCACAATGGTCTCTCTGATAATACGAACGACTTGTATTTCATCGGCGGTCTATACGCCCACACTCGCCTGGCGGGTGACTAAAAAATCGCTGACCTCGATACCGTGGCAAAATAATCATAATCTAAGACAAAACGCGCGATGAAATTTATCTACAAGCGACTAGTAATAGAagtcaatattaattacagtatatcctagaaaatatttttcgcaacTTCCACAATGTCTTTCAAGtaacaatgaatattttcactGACTTTTAGAAGCCTTTCTGTGCACCGTGAAACGTTTAACGATAAGTTATCGGTTTCAAGTTCTCTTATTTCGATACACCCAGTACAATCCAGGCGTGGtcgttaatttcatttaaaggAGCCTCGTGAGTCATCGTGTGCATACATTCAGGACAAAGTGTACCACGCGTGAAAATTACCTGCAGCGTGGTTCTATCGCCGGTGCATCGGAGCGTGTGTGGAAAGTCGCAGGAACACTCGACGCCCGCTTTTGTAATATTTGGACACTCCCAAACAGTGTCGAGCGATGGCAAAGGCGAAGACGAAGGCAAAGTTGCGTGGGACGAGTCTTTAACATTCTCCTCGACCGAACTTTTTACAACATTTGACGAATTATTCACCGGTACCGCCTCGGTCTCGTCCGGGACCATCGTGAGCGTCGGGATGCTCGTCGTCGCCTTGTCGATCGTTCTCTCGTCTTCTATCGACTCCTTCGTTGCGTCTATGCATGACGCCAGCGTTGTTAACACCAAGATCAGCGAACATCGTAAAGTCCACAGCATCCTAAAATGATTCATTGACTTTATAGATTGATCATCAACGAGGATAGCATCGGTTGACAAAAATTCTAAGCATTTGGATTTGTGGCCTGTACATTCTTGCGACATTTCTAGACTGAATACGGGTGGAAGCAACAAGTTGTTAACTGAACATTGTCCGATTCAATCTTGTCACCTCACCATCACCATCCGCTTTCAATAACCCAACTTTCGGCCCTTCAATCACCTCAAAATTTATCCGTTAATACTCCAATAAAAACGATTTCTCTTAACACTCAAAATCAGTAATTGGTAACTAATGTTTTAGTTCCTCGATCGAGTCTACAATAACAACAGTAATTGAAACGGCAGTTGTTAAAGCGTGGAGAAAGAGACTGCTCCAAGACCGATGTCGCATAATCACTACAATGAATTGTGGCTGATCGCGAGGAACGACTTGGAGAAATTGTTAATGCTCGATCGGAGGATACAAGCCCGGGCGCGAACGAAGACGACGGAAGAAGGTTTGAACATGCTGCTTCCCACGTATTTGAGGTATACGATTTATAATTCATGCCCGAGATCGACGGTCATGAGTTAGAAGTATTAATCCGAATACGTAGGTATCGCAATCTGGTGAAAAGACTGATAGTTTGTCACGATCAAATGGTACAAACGCAGAAACGCAACCTAATCAAACGAGTTTTGGACTGCGCGGTTGGCCGAATGCTCGAGTACAAGAAACGAATCGTCGATCTAAATTTCACGGACTACCAGTgaatataaaacaatgcaTCTTCTTGAATTTTCAACACTTCATTCGCTATATTCTTCGCTATTTACAGAAAAACCGTAAGTTTTGTTCTCATGACAATCGAACTGAAATCTATTTAGGTGGCCCGACGACTTCATGAAGCAGTTAAAATACAGTCCAGACGATGTCGAGATCACGATGTCAGCGAGTGGCAAAGACTTGGTCCAGCAACGTAGAAAATTCATTGGGGAAATGATGGAGAATGCTTTGAAATGCACGTCTTGTAGCAAGTGTTACAAACCAACAAACGACCGACATATAAagtgttattttcatttaattggaTTTCTTCCAGTACCGGAAGAGGAAGATAAAACATCGGTAACTGAAGCCGAAAGTATACTAATGGCAGAAGCAAGCACGTCGAAAGTTCGTAGACGCAGAGTGAAGGAAGAGAGCGAGGTGACGTCGGTACCGTCGATCCTCCAGGTTTCGCCGGAAGAGTTAGCTGCCCGGGAAGCTCGCCGCGCAGCGGAGGAAACCATGATGAGAGCGATCTTGCTTATACAGTCCCACGAGAGGGCAAGGATCGCGAGGATCGTCGGAACCGAGCGTCAGTAATCACTTAACACGTTCAAAGCGGCTCTAATTGAGTCTTAAAATAAAGTGAGTTGTACATTGTTGTAGAGGAGCGAATGGGCGTTTACAGCCGAAAACTACAATTCGGTGAAATTGTTCCAAAGAAGTTTACTAGGGAAACATTTGAGAGAGCCGCTAGAATAATACAGAGAGCATGGTGGAATTACATGAAAAGGAAGAAGCTGAAGGAGAGAATGTACCGATTGGAAGAACTATTAGGGGCAGCGATACCTCGCCGGAAGTCCGACCATGTCCTGgtaaaagacagagaaaactTCCAGAGGAAGCTGGACCAAATGCCGGTGTATGTTAAACGGGTCGAAGATGCGACAGAGAATCATCGgacaaaagtatttatatattgtccagaaattttttctttgataacGACGAtcatttaattctaataagcTGTGGAAGATCAGGGGACCAGGTCTAATGGAGGACATCACGGAGGAGATACGCGAGTGGTTTATCGTCTGGTACAACGAATTGGGCCATTTCGATGCGTATCCTGCGGAAAGTTTGGGCGGTACTATACTAGTTGTCACCGAACAAACCTTAACTCCTCAAGAATACCTGGCTCAGAAGAAGGCGGCAAAGCCCGATCCAAAAGCTCAGCAGACAGAGGTAGCgccgaaaaagaagaagataaaACACGAGACATGGATGCAAGAAACAAAGGCGTTCAGCCTTTTGGACGCAGCGAATCAGGACTTCATTGCGGACTGGAGTTTCCGTGAAGATTCGGTCGATCCTCAACACAAGATCTACGAAGATCTAATCAAGAACGTGCTGTGTTACGAGCTACAGTTAGAAATGAGAAAAGTGGTTGATGAACTAATGAGGCTCGAGCTGAAGAGACTGAACCAGGCACTGAAGAAAGACTGTAAAGCCGATGACAGAGAAGTTGAGATCCCTCATTCGCATGGTGGGTTCCCTAATTCCATCCCTTGCGCTTGAAACAAATGAGACGTTAGGCTCGTTAAGACAATCGTACCAACAGCGATACGATTTCGCGACAGAAACCTCTTACATTTAAGTGTTAATTGAGAAGTAATCATCCACTGAGTAACGCGATCATTGAGTCGATCACGTAGTTGCTATCGTAAAAGTAATAGAGAGCCCAGCAATTATCCAGCAGTCGGTTGTTTTAACGAGCGTGTTTTTAAGCATGTTTTAAACCGCATTTCATTTCGtaagggaaaaagaaaaaagggaaagGAAAGAGACGAAAGAAAGGCAAGCAGGACAAGTTCACTGTGGAAGAGAGTTTCAACGAGCTTGTCCAAGCGAACATTATCACAAACTACCCTACGACGTGTATGAAGGACTGGATGGGAGATCTGTCGTATCAAAACTACGAAGCCGCTAAAGAGTTTCGAGACTATCGCCACCGATTAGGCGAGATAAAACAGGTGGTGATGGAGAACTGTGTTCTTCCATTAAGCTCTAAAGAGATTCATCAAATCGCACCTTTGATACGATCGGTATGCATCTGCGGACTACCTGGACACGGGAAGATGTTTCTAGTCAATGCGATTTGCTCCGAGGTTCGCACATTTTTTAGCCGACAACGCTTCGAAATTGTTGAACTTCATGGTTTTGTACAGGTCGGAGCATTGCTAATCAACATGACGCCAATTGTGTTGGTGGACAAGTATTCGGGGAAGAAGAATGAGCGAAAATTGATAGACATGATCTCGAAAGTAGCTCGTGAGCTGGCTCCTTCcataattttcattgacaATGCCGAGAAGGTTTGGGCGAAGAAAGTTCCTCCGGAGGAACAATTCGTTAAACCGAAGAGATTCGCGAAACACTATCTGAAGCTTGTGAAAAGCATCAAGCGAGGCGACCAGGTAGGTTCTTTGATGAAGAACGTTTCGTTTTAGTACGTAACTATAATGctagataattaatttgtcttGACGAAAGCGCGTTGATTATTTGATTCGGTTATCCGCGAGGAAAGCGGTCGATGTTGCAACTAATCGGTGTTGCATTGCCTTTCCTAAAGTGGCGAGGAATGTTAAAGTTGGTGATCTGGTAGCGCGCCCACTTTATGAAATTCCCGATATTCCTGTTTCGACTCTTTCTCCAATATGAATGAACCACCTGATTAAGTCGGGTCTGGATACCCCCACTTCGGGTCCAGCCTCTTTCTCATTCCCAAACGATCGTTCATGCCTGGTCATCAATGAAACACCTCCTACCAAACGACCGGGACGTGGGTGGTAGCGAGTTAACATAGGATTTAGAGTGTTGTCGATTCCGGGCGGATACGGGCGGCCATTGGCGTAGAGATTCCAAcgtacgaattaattattcattattgttTGGCAATTACATCAAACCGATACACCGCACGATCGCCGTCAATGCCGACCGTACGCTCG includes the following:
- the Aprt gene encoding adenine phosphoribosyltransferase — protein: MTSIPRMDKSQKLELLRNAIQSYPDFPKPGVVFRDIFSAFRDVVALRAMKDLIVEHALFLEIDLVVGLDSRGFLFGPMISLELGKPFIPIRKKGKLPGNVIEKDFSLEYAEETIALQVDSVTKGARVLIVDDLLATGGTMNAAVELLESLGANVVECLVIIELSGLKGREKLNVPVHSFIQYD
- the Lrt gene encoding leucine-rich tendon-specific protein → MLWTLRCSLILVLTTLASCIDATKESIEDERTIDKATTSIPTLTMVPDETEAVPVNNSSNVVKSSVEENVKDSSHATLPSSSPLPSLDTVWECPNITKAGVECSCDFPHTLRCTGDRTTLQTISKHLRSSRPGTISLLDVTVSGISLLPARFLEGVALHGLVVSTGELRRVHENAFIALARPLQALGIPNNLLDSVPTIALSHLIGLERLDLSQNKLKTLEADSFKGVSNLTYLDLCDNLLSQLSPQAFASLPSLRSLRMRGNRLSVSALSALRGLKILEELDLSNNLLLGPMGPNFLPKMPRLRYLTVSENELFNITQGALTGLRNLSYLSLSHNQIDVLEDDSFKYLSTLTRLDLANNRIVAVSSASLAHLEKLTTLDLTHNFLRSLTADLVVPLKSLQDLRLDDNDITMVASDVPTSKLRLKKLSLADNPLNCDCTLLEFANWLSNSSLNEEDKSSAVCATPPALENGILTQVSPGSLLCGDPTPPITTREPSTGAQLTLKEFHYDRSTGVNLLWHVEMCTERYTCDTLIVYETIGDSEVQTVSSSLHCDSRMMRDPCSLPVAIPASLNLQPGHKYRYCVVILVPGNYDEVSLGLGCSDVLTLEETKRDLQKDQEPPATESTDTKITGVHVNVSDQGFLHVDVSLSTPNKFSLPECELSIVVFDAESAVRKQKLNCSLTFVTLEVLLPGRYKVCASLDEVNEEDIIGNFMDDRDRLHCVEVQGFKQNTEIIVLVIIGAGCALLVALVLLARSVVKRVRHPRIQTQCFLPAQEFEITHKAHYIKLLATTKV
- the LOC144468507 gene encoding IQ and AAA domain-containing protein 1-like; its protein translation is MSHNHYNELWLIARNDLEKLLMLDRRIQARARTKTTEEGLNMLLPTYLRYRNLVKRLIVCHDQMVQTQKRNLIKRVLDCAVGRMLEYKKRIVDLNFTDYQWPDDFMKQLKYSPDDVEITMSASGKDLVQQRRKFIGEMMENALKLPEEEDKTSVTEAESILMAEASTSKVRRRRVKEESEVTSVPSILQVSPEELAAREARRAAEETMMRAILLIQSHERARIARIVGTEQERMGVYSRKLQFGEIVPKKFTRETFERAARIIQRAWWNYMKRKKLKERMYRLEELLGAAIPRRKSDHVLVKDRENFQRKLDQMPVYVKRVEDATENHRTKLWKIRGPGLMEDITEEIREWFIVWYNELGHFDAYPAESLGGTILVVTEQTLTPQEYLAQKKAAKPDPKAQQTEVAPKKKKIKHETWMQETKAFSLLDAANQDFIADWSFREDSVDPQHKIYEDLIKNVLCYELQLEMRKVVDELMRLELKRLNQALKKDCKADDREVEIPHSHGKKKKGKGKRRKKGKQDKFTVEESFNELVQANIITNYPTTCMKDWMGDLSYQNYEAAKEFRDYRHRLGEIKQVVMENCVLPLSSKEIHQIAPLIRSVCICGLPGHGKMFLVNAICSEVGALLINMTPIVLVDKYSGKKNERKLIDMISKVARELAPSIIFIDNAEKVWAKKVPPEEQFVKPKRFAKHYLKLVKSIKRGDQILFLTTSSEPYKATSPFVRVHDKFIMIPLTDYNTLYMFYKDLLMRYHGVDRGIDVSCLAKVSEGIPLDFIKQAVENVMNVSRRITLRFNPLNQQEILEELLKYETPTKKTLDQFVKFESRTPLGKKRARLLKTEKALRERMKKTQSKK